A genomic window from Salvia miltiorrhiza cultivar Shanhuang (shh) chromosome 5, IMPLAD_Smil_shh, whole genome shotgun sequence includes:
- the LOC130985991 gene encoding NAC domain-containing protein 54-like → MGPMTLPPGFRFHPTDEELVAYYLDRKINGGTIELEVIPEVDLYKCEPWDLPDKSFLPSKDMEWYFYGPRDRKYPNGSRTNRATRSGYWKATGKDRTVHSQKRAVGMKKTLVYYRGRAPHGVRTDWVMHEYRLIDSVSTSTLKDSYALCRVLKKNIVITKTSKQESGVIWDDDSTPETSAKQTEGSSSDVTQTTPGVAVVSSTPQIASDEVNSSIVDQFYYDATQNISDFNIQDYTGIFYESWYPALGVDDFPQIDHLSGDHVASDRCLNGIATLDEIYAVCSTHDNYAGSN, encoded by the exons ATGGGGCCAATGACACTTCCTCCAGGATTCCGGTTCCATCCGACGGACGAGGAGCTCGTGGCCTACTATCTTGATCGGAAGATCAACGGCGGAACCATCGAGCTTGAAGTCATCCCTGAGGTTGATCTCTACAAATGTGAACCCTGGGATTTACCAG ATAAATCCTTCTTGCCTAGCAAAGACATGGAGTGGTACTTCTACGGGCCACGGGACAGGAAGTACCCGAACGGGTCGCGAACAAATCGCGCGACGCGTTCAGGGTACTGGAAGGCGACGGGGAAAGACCGGACGGTGCACTCGCAAAAACGGGCGGTGGGCATGAAGAAGACATTGGTGTATTACAGAGGGAGAGCGCCTCATGGCGTTAGAACTGACTGGGTAATGCACGAGTATCGCCTCATCGACTCTGTTTCCACATCTACTCTCAAG GATTCTTATGCACTCTGTCGGGTGTTGAAGAAAAACATAGTCATAACAAAGACGAGCAAACAAGAATCAGGCGTTATATGGGACGACGACAGCACGCCGGAAACATCCGCCAAACAAACCGAGGGATCCTCCTCCGACGTCACACAAACCACACCTGGCGTTGCCGTAGTCTCCTCCACGCCTCAGATCGCATCAGATGAAGTCAACAGCTCCATCGTCGACCAATTTTATTACGATGCCACCCAAAACATATCAGATTTCAATATTCAG GACTATACAGGTATATTCTACGAATCGTGGTATCCGGCGCTGGGGGTGGACGACTTCCCACAAATAGATCATCTGAGCGGCGATCACGTGGCTTCCGACAGATGTCTCAACGGCATTGCAACTCTAGATGAGATTTATGCCGTGTGCTCTACACACGACAATTATGCAGGATCGAATTAG
- the LOC130985992 gene encoding organic cation/carnitine transporter 3-like: MTDPHPLLSHTAPPEKGAPPQYQRSSSLDDTIEHCIGDLGWKHILQATLVSFAWFFDAQQTFISVFTDAEPQWSCVESCAGADLCQLPAAAWAWVTPADASIISDWSLQCAGSIVKGLPASSFFFGCLVGGFALATLADSSLGRKKMLVLSSLLMSLTGVLTALSTGIWMYTALRFVSGFGRATIGTCALVLSTELVGKKWRENIGIIGFICFTLGFLSLPVIAYWSRDSSWRLMYLWTCVPSVIYSISLMFIVPESPRWLFIKGRKEEFEETLRSMAAPTNRSSLTQSFFSRCGDDWVETSQETDMFSAAKILVKKGWSCRRLVSMMVVGFGIGMVYYGMPLGLGNLSVNLYVSVTLNAVSEFPASLFTFLLIGKLNRKGAVLGLCVMSGICSVCCVVVSWQGMQIVLELLSFFCACTAFDIVLIYTLELFPTSVRNSAVSMVRQALVFGGVLSPVLVAAGRKNSFLSYGVFGIAISVCALFVVCLPETRGRLLCDTIEEEERRYATANDDGVYCI; this comes from the coding sequence ATGACGGATCCGCACCCACTTCTCTCCCACACGGCGCCGCCGGAAAAGGGAGCGCCGCCGCAGTACCAGCGCAGCTCCTCCCTCGACGACACCATCGAGCACTGCATCGGCGACTTAGGCTGGAAACACATACTCCAAGCCACCCTCGTCTCCTTCGCCTGGTTCTTCGATGCGCAGCAGACATTCATCAGCGTCTTCACCGACGCCGAGCCCCAATGGAGCTGCGTCGAATCATGCGCCGGCGCCGACCTCTGCCAGCTCCCCGCCGCTGCCTGGGCCTGGGTCACGCCTGCGGACGCCTCCATCATCTCGGATTGGTCCCTCCAGTGCGCCGGCTCCATCGTCAAGGGCCTCCCGgcttcctccttcttcttcgGCTGCCTCGTCGGCGGCTTCGCGCTCGCCACCCTGGCGGACTCCTCGCTGGGGCGGAAGAAGATGCTGGTTTTGTCGAGCCTGCTCATGTCCCTCACCGGCGTCCTCACGGCGCTCTCCACCGGAATCTGGATGTATACGGCTTTGCGATTCGTCAGCGGCTTCGGCCGCGCCACCATCGGCACGTGCGCTCTGGTTCTGTCGACGGAGTTAGTCGGAAAGAAGTGGAGAGAAAACATTGGGATCATCGGATTCATATGCTTCACTCTAGGGTTTCTGTCTCTACCGGTGATCGCATATTGGTCGCGAGATTCTTCATGGCGACTCATGTATCTGTGGACCTGCGTTCCCTCCGTTATTTATTCAATATCGCTCATGTTCATCGTCCCGGAATCACCGAGATGGCTGTTCATCAAGGGCCGCAAGGAAGAATTTGAGGAAACGCTGAGAAGCATGGCCGCGCCGACCAACAGGAGCAGCCTGACACAGAGCTTCTTCAGCCGCTGCGGCGACGACTGGGTGGAGACATCGCAGGAGACCGATATGTTCTCGGCGGCGAAAATCTTGGTAAAGAAAGGATGGTCGTGCCGGCGGCTGGTGTCGATGATGGTGGTGGGGTTCGGCATCGGGATGGTGTACTACGGCATGCCGTTGGGCCTGGGGAACCTATCAGTGAATCTGTACGTTAGCGTGACGCTGAACGCGGTTTCGGAGTTCCCGGCGTCGCTCTTCACGTTCCTGCTCATCGGGAAGCTCAACAGGAAGGGGGCGGTTTTGGGATTGTGTGTGATGAGTGGGATATGCAGCGTGTGCTGCGTGGTGGTGAGCTGGCAGGGAATGCAGATCGTGCTGGAGCTGCTCTCCTTCTTCTGCGCATGCACGGCCTTCGATATCGTCTTGATCTACACGCTCGAGCTCTTCCCCACCTCCGTCAGGAACTCCGCCGTCTCCATGGTGCGCCAGGCGCTCGTCTTCGGCGGCGTGCTCAGCCCGGTCTTGGTGGCGGCTGGGAGGAAGAACAGCTTCCTATCTTACGGCGTGTTTGGGATCGCCATTTCGGTGTGTGCGCTGTTTGTTGTGTGTTTGCCGGAGACGAGGGGGAGGCTGCTGTGTGATACCATTGAGGAAGAGGAGCGCCGCTATGCCACCGCCAACGATGACGGAGTCTATTGTATTTGA